The DNA region GATATATTAACTCTGCTTTAAATGATTTGTAGAATCTTTCCATGGGCGCATTATCATATGGACAGCCAGTTTTACTCATGCTTTGGATAATACCATTTTCTTTACAATAGTCTACAAATGCCCATGAAGTAAATTGTACCCCTTGATCTGAATGCAAAATTAAGCCTTCATTTGGTTTTTCTCTTTCAATCGC from Acetoanaerobium noterae includes:
- a CDS encoding integrase core domain-containing protein, with translation AIEREKPNEGLILHSDQGVQFTSWAFVDYCKENGIIQSMSKTGCPYDNAPMERFYKSFKAELIYPNKFNTEDQLDEAVNRYVHVWYNHIRPHSYNGGLTPFEARNLA